ATCCTTCTAAATTGTGCCAACTCTATGATACAGGTTAAAGCAAAACCCCCGTTGTTCAGTTGAACAACAGGGGTTTTGGGTTGCCACTTGGGCTGGATTAGAAATCCATGCCGCCCATGCCACCCATACCGCCAGGAGCTGGTGCAGCTTCTTTTTCTGGGATATCGGCGACCAAGGCATCGGTGGTCAAGATCATCGAGGCAATCGAGACGGCGTTTTGCAAGGCCGAGCGAGTTACCTTGGCTGGGTCGATGATACCCATTTCGACCATTGAGCCATATTCGCCAGTGATGACGTTGTAGCCAAGGGTTGAGTCGCCTTGATCTTTTTGCAAGCGGCGCACGGTGTCGATAATCACGGCACCATCTTCACCAGCGTTGCGAGCCAATTGGCGAATTGGTTCTTCCAAGGCGCGGCGCAGAATCAAGACAGCAGCTTTTTCGTCTTGGTTGGCTGGCACAACGCTATCCAAGGCTGGCAACACGCTCAACAAGGCAATCCCGCCACCAGGTACGATACCTTCTTCAACAGCTGCACGAGCGGTTGAGAGCGCATCTTCGACGCGGTGCTTGCGTTCTTTCAATTCTGGCTCGGTTGCAGCACCAACCTTGAGCACTGCCACGCCACCAGCCAATTTGGCCAAGCGTTCTTGCAGTTTCTCGCGATCGAAATCGCTGGTGGTAGTTTCAATTTGAGCACGAATTTGTTCGATCCGAGCTTTGATTGCTTCTTCGTCGCCGCGGCCTTCGATAACCGTGGTTTCGTCTTTGTTGGCAATCACGCGGCGAGCGCGGCCCAAATCTTCGACCGTGGCGCTGTCAAGCTTGCGGCCAATTTCTTCGCTGATAACCGTACCACCGGTGAGGATGGCAATATCTTGCAACATGGCTTTGCGGCGATCGCCGAAGCCAGGCGCTTTGATTGCCAACACGTTGATCGTGCCGCGCAATTTGTTCAACACGAGGGTTGGCAAGGCTTCGCCGTCGATGTCTTCAGCGATAATTACGAAGTTCTTGGTGAATTGCAAGACTTTTTCGAGCACTGGCAAGATTTCTTGGATCGAGCTGATCTTCTTGTCGGTGATCAAAATGTAAGGGTCTTCCAAATCTGATTCCATGCGGTCGCTGTTGGTGACGAAGTAGGCTGAGATGTAGCCACGATCGAATTGCATACCTTCGGTATATTCGGTTTCGTAGCCCAAGCCTTTGCCTTCTTCAACGGTGATAACGCCGTCTTTACCAACTTTGTCCATCACTTCAGCAATCAAATCGCCAATTGACGAATCGGCAGCTGAGATGGTGGCAACGCTTGAGATGTCGGTGCGATCGTTGACTGGCTTGGCCAAATCGCGGATTGCTTGCAACAAAACGGCAGTGCCTTTGTCCAAGCCACGCTTGATCATCATCGAGTTAGCGCCAGCAGCCACTTGGCGTAAGCCTTCGTGGACAATTGCTTGAGCCAAAACGGTTGCGGTGGTCGTACCGTCACCAGCAACATCGTTGGTTTTGGTTGCGGCTTCAACCAACAAGCGAGCGCCCATGTTTTCAAATGGGTCTTTCAATTCGATTTCTTTAGCAACGGTAACGCCGTCGTGGGTTACGGTTGGTGAGCCGAATTTTTTATCGATAGCGACGTTGCGACCGCGTGGCCCCAAGGTCGTCTTAACTGCATCTGCAACCACATCCACGCCACGTTTGAGAGCGCGGCGGGCTTCTTCATTAAAAGCAACTTGCTTTGCCATTGGTAAATAATCCTCCTAAGAAGCGTCGCGAATTAGCCTTAGCCTTGAACGACGGCCAAAATATCTTTTTCAGCCAAAATCAAATAATCTTCGTCGTCCAACTTGATCTCGGTGCCAGCATATTTGGCAAACAGCACCCGATCACCAACTTGCACTGCAACTGGCACGCGCTTGCCGTTATCATCCAACTTGCCTTCACCAACGGCCACAACGAGGCCTTCTTGAGGCTTTTCTTTATTCGCTGTGTCGGGCAGGAACAAGCCACTTTTGGTTTTTTCTTCTTTGGCTTGAGGCTTGATCACCACACGATCGGCCAAGGGGCGAATCCGGAAATCAGACATGGTTATGTGTCCTCCTTAGTTGACCATTTAGCAAT
This genomic interval from Herpetosiphon gulosus contains the following:
- the groL gene encoding chaperonin GroEL (60 kDa chaperone family; promotes refolding of misfolded polypeptides especially under stressful conditions; forms two stacked rings of heptamers to form a barrel-shaped 14mer; ends can be capped by GroES; misfolded proteins enter the barrel where they are refolded when GroES binds), which codes for MAKQVAFNEEARRALKRGVDVVADAVKTTLGPRGRNVAIDKKFGSPTVTHDGVTVAKEIELKDPFENMGARLLVEAATKTNDVAGDGTTTATVLAQAIVHEGLRQVAAGANSMMIKRGLDKGTAVLLQAIRDLAKPVNDRTDISSVATISAADSSIGDLIAEVMDKVGKDGVITVEEGKGLGYETEYTEGMQFDRGYISAYFVTNSDRMESDLEDPYILITDKKISSIQEILPVLEKVLQFTKNFVIIAEDIDGEALPTLVLNKLRGTINVLAIKAPGFGDRRKAMLQDIAILTGGTVISEEIGRKLDSATVEDLGRARRVIANKDETTVIEGRGDEEAIKARIEQIRAQIETTTSDFDREKLQERLAKLAGGVAVLKVGAATEPELKERKHRVEDALSTARAAVEEGIVPGGGIALLSVLPALDSVVPANQDEKAAVLILRRALEEPIRQLARNAGEDGAVIIDTVRRLQKDQGDSTLGYNVITGEYGSMVEMGIIDPAKVTRSALQNAVSIASMILTTDALVADIPEKEAAPAPGGMGGMGGMDF
- the groES gene encoding co-chaperone GroES, which gives rise to MSDFRIRPLADRVVIKPQAKEEKTKSGLFLPDTANKEKPQEGLVVAVGEGKLDDNGKRVPVAVQVGDRVLFAKYAGTEIKLDDEDYLILAEKDILAVVQG